Proteins from a genomic interval of Procambarus clarkii isolate CNS0578487 chromosome 45, FALCON_Pclarkii_2.0, whole genome shotgun sequence:
- the LOC138350344 gene encoding keratin-associated protein 10-10-like: MCRYPYMCRHPPCADPLHVSTPLDVSTPSMCRRSLCVDTLHVSTPSMCRRSPCVNALYISTPSMCRCPTCVDTSPCVEPLYMLTPSMCRHPPCVDALHVSTPSMCQRPPCVDTPPCVDALCVSTPHHVSTSSMCRHPPCLDALHVSSPLHVSTPSMCRRSHVSTPSMCRHPPCVDAHVSTPSMCRMILRKF, from the coding sequence ATGTGTCGATACCCCTatatgtgtcgacaccctccatgtgccgaccctctccatgtgtcgacacctctCGATGTGTCCACGCCCTCTATGTGTCGACGTTCTctatgtgtcgacaccctccatgtgtcgacgccttcTATGTGTAGACGTTCTCCATGTGTCAACGCACTCTATatttcgacgccctccatgtgtcgatgcCCTACATGTGTAGACACCTCTCCCTGTGTCGAACCCCTCTATATGTTGACGCCCTctatgtgtcgacaccctccatgtgtcgacgccctacatgtgtcgacgccctccatgtgtcaacgccctccatgtgtcgacactcctccatgtgtcgacgccctctgtGTGTCGACACCCCACCATGTGTCGacgtcctccatgtgtcgacaccctccatgtctcgacgccctccatgtgtcgtcgCCGCttcatgtgtcgacaccctccatgtgtcgacgatcccatgtgtcgacgccctccatgtgtcgacaccctccatgtgtcgacgcccatgtgtcgacaccctccatgtgtcgtaTGATACTGCGTAAGTTTTAA